The Streptomyces sp. A2-16 sequence TCGAAGGCCGCCGCGAGGAGGCCGTACTGGCCGTGCCGGACGCGTTCGCCGACGAGATCTCGCTGGTCGGCCCGCGCGAACGCATCGCCGAGCGGCTGGAGTCGTGGCACAAGGGCCCGGTGACGGACCTGCTGGCGCTGGCCCCGGACCGGGAGTCGCTGCGGGTCCTGGCGGAGCTCAACGCGTGACGCCAGGTTTCGCGAGAGAATTCCCGGCCATTCGAACACCATGTCCACTCATACGCGCCGTGGTGCCAACTCCGCGGGGACGGTCATAGCGGTCGTCGCCGACATCATGGCCCTCATCCTGGGCCTGTGGATCCTCATGTACCTGTTGGATGCCAACCGTACGAACGACTTCGTGCAGTTCATCCATGACGCCGCCCGCTGGCTCGCCGGCTGGTCCTACGACCTCTTCACGTTCGACGAGGCGTGGGCCCGGGTCGTCGCGGGCTACGGCCTGGCAGCGGTGGTCTACCTGTTCGTGGGTCACGCCATCGCCAACCGGGCGCACCGCCACTGAGCACTCCGCTGGGGGTGCCGTCATCGTCTGCGGCGCCGTCGCGGCTGTTCGCGCGGTTCCCCGCGCCTCTTTGGGGCGCTTACGAACCCCGCGTTCTCAGGCGCAGCAGTCCGGGTCCAGCCCCAGCGGCAGGCGGTCTCCGCCGAACACCGCGCAGGTGGCCTCGTGACCCCCCAGCGCGGCGACGGCCAGGAGCAGGGAGCCCGCCGTCCAGGTGGTCAGCTCCTGGGGCCACACCGCCCTGTCCTCGAACACGAACCCGGTCCAGTACAACCCGCTCTCCGCGTCCCGCAGATGCTGGATGGACTGCAGGATCTCCAGCGCCCGGTCGGACTCGCCCGTCACCCACAGGGCGAGGGCGAGTTCGGCCGACTCCCCGCCCGTCACCCACGGGTTGGGGACGACACAGCGCACTCCGAGGCCGGGCACGACGAACCGCTCCCAGCCCTCCTCGATACGGGACTTGGCCTCGGCTCCGGTCAACGCCCCGCCCAGGACCGGGTAGTACCAGTCCATGGAGTAGCGGTCCTTGTCGAGGAAGCGCTCGGGGTGCCGGCGGATCGCGTGCCGCAGCGCCCCGAGGGCCAACTCCCAGTCGGGCTGGGCCTCTTCGCGCTGCTCGGCGATCGCAAGGGCGCACCGCAGGGCGTGGTGGATCGAGGAGGACCCGGTGAGCAGTGCGTCGGGGACGGCGCGGCCGTCGTCCTCCCGCTTCCACCCGATCTGCCCGCCCGGCTGCTGGAGCCCCAGGACGAACTCCGTCGCCGCGTACACGGTCGGCCACATGCGGTCGAGGAACGTGTCGTCGCCGGTGGAGAGGTAGTGGTGCCACACCCCTACGGCTATGTAGGCGACGAAGTTGGTCTCGCGCCCCCGGTCGGTGACCTCCGCGAAGTCCCCGTCCTGGTATGCGGCGTACCAGGAACCGTCCTCGTTCTGGTGCCGTGCGAGCCATGCGTAGGCCCGCTCGGCGGCCTCGTGCTCGCCCGCCGCGTCCAGGGCCATCGCGGCCTCGGTGTGGTCCCACGGGTCGAGGTGGTGCCCGCGGAACCAGGGGATCGCCCCGTCCTCCCGCTGCACGGCCAGGATTCCGGCGACGGTCTCGACGGCCTGCTCGGCGGTCAGCACCCCTGGCAGGACGAGGTGTTCGGTGCGCGAAGTCGTCACCGCGCGTCCACGGCGGGCAGGTGCGGCTTGGTCGCGTAGGCCACGAAGCTCTTGCCGATCAGCGGGTTGAGGGCCTGCTCGGCGACCCTCGTCGCCAGCGGCTTCTTCATGATGTCCCAGACCAGCAGCTTGTGGTACGCCTGCACCGGCAGCGCCTTGTCGTTGTCGACACCGAACGCGCACTTCAGCCACCAGTACGGGGAGTGCAGGGCGTGCGCGTGGTGGGTGCCGTACGGCTTGAGGCCCGCCTCGCGTATCTTCGCGAGGAGTTCGTCCGCCTTGTAGATGCGGATGTGGCCGCCCTCGACCTCGTGGTAGGCGTCGGACAGGGCCCAGCAGACCTTCTCGGGGCCGTAGCGCGGGACGGTGATGGCGATCCGGCCGCCCGGCTTCAGCACCCGGACCATCTCGGCGAGCACGCCCTTGTCGTCCGGGATGTGCTCCATGACCTCGGAGATGATCACGACGTCGAAGGACTCGTCGGGGAAGGGAAGCGCCAGGGCGTCGCCCTCCATGGCGGTGGCGGTGGCGCCCTCGGGGGCCTCCCCGGCCTCCTTCATCGCCGCGAACCACTTGGCGACCTCGCGGATCTCGTCGGCGTTCTGGTCCAGGGCCACGACCTGCGCGCCGCGCCGGTAGCACTCGAAGGCGTGCCGGCCGGCCCCGCAGCCGAGGTCCAGGACGCGGTCGCCCGGCGCGAGCGGGAACCGGGAGAAGTCGACGGTCAGCACGTGGCCCTGCTTTCGGGGTAGACACCGGTGTCTGTGGTCGAGGGTGCAAGGGGGGCACCCCGGAGGGCCGCGGAGCGGCCGGGTGGCGTGGGGGCGGAGCCGGCGATCGCCTCGCGGTACCGGGACACCGTCCCCTCGGCGGCCCGCGCCCAGGTGAACTTCGCCAGTACCCGCTCACGTCCGGCCCGGCCGAGTCGCGCTCTCAGGTCCGGGTCGCCCAGGAGGCGGCTCAGGGCGGCCGCCAGTGCGCCCGGGTCCCCCGGCGGTACCGCGAGGCAGGTCTCGCCGTCGCGCCCCGCGACCTCGGGGATGGCGCCGCCCGTCGTGGCGACCAGCGGGGTGGCGGTCGCCATGGCCTCGGCGGCCGGCAGCGAGAAGCCTTCGTAGAGCGAGGGCACGCAGGCGACCTCCGCCGAGCGGACGAGGTCGACCAGTTCGGCGTCCGAGATGCCCTTGACGAAGTCGACGGCGCCTTCGAGGCCGTAGCGCTCCATGGCCTGGGCGACCGGGCCCTCGGCCGGCCGGGTGCCGACGACGACCAGGTGGGCCCCGGGATGTTCGGTGCGCACCTTCGCCAGCGCCTCGACGAGGAAGACCAGGCCCTTGAGGGGGACGTCGGCGCTGGAGGTGGTGACGATCCGGCCGGGGACGACGGGCACCGCGGGATCCGGCGAGAACTGGTCGGTGTCAGCGCCGATGTGGACGACGTGGATGCGGTCGCCGCGGACGCCGAGGTGGTCGACGATCTCCTGGCGGGAGGTGCCGGAGACGGTGAGGACCGAGGGCAGGCGGCGGGCCACGCGCTTCTGCATGCGGGTGAAGGCGTACCAGCGGCGCTTGGACAGCCGCTGCCACCGGTCCTCGGCCGCGTCCAGCTCCAACTGGCGGTCCACGGTGATGGGGTGGTGGATGGTGGTCACCAGCGGGGCGCCGACGTCGCCCAACAGGCCGTAGCCGAGGGTCTGGTTGTCGTGGACCACGTCGAACTCACCGGTGCGGGCCCGGAGATGGCGTCGGGCCCGCAGGGAGAAGGTGAGCGGCTCGGGGAAGCCGCCGGTCCACATCGTGGCGACTTCCAGGGCGTCGATCCAGTCCCGGTACTCGTCGCGTTTCGGGGTGCGGAAGGGGTCCGGGGAGCGGTACAGGTCCAGGCTGGGCAGCTCGGTCAGACGCAGGCCGTCGTAGCCCGGGTCGAGGACCGGATACGGCTGGGAGCCGATGACCTCGACGCGGTGGCCGAGGCGGGCCAGTTCACGGGACAGGTGCCGTACATAGACACCCTGGCCGCCGCAGAACGGGTTCCCTTTGTAGGTGAGGAGCGCGATACGGAGCGGTCGCTCGCCGTCGGCGGCCGGGTCCTCGAAGGGCCCTGCCTGACTGGCCTCAGCGGTCACTCTGGGCCCCCTTCTGCCTGCACTGTCCCGCGAGATTACGACGAGAAGGTAATCTAGAACAAGTTTCAGACTTGATCGTTCAGGAGGCTCTGAATCTACCGGCAGGTAGGGGTCCTGTGAGCGGTGGATCAGGTGATTCACGCCACGAACGCCGCGACCGCGCCACGGCCCGGCACCCTGCCATGCTGTGTGATCGCAAGCCCTCACGGACTGTCACGGAACCCAAGGTGGACAAGGTGGCCAAGTCGGCCGGAGTGGAAGCCAGTACCGCGCGAGCGGACACCCCACCGCTGACCGAGCGGCAGGAGGCGCGGCGCCGCCGCATCCTGCACGCGAGCGCGCAGCTGGCGAGCCGCGGCGGGTTCGACGCCGTGCAGATGCGGGAGGTCGCCGAGTCCTCCCAGGTGGCGCTCGGCACCCTCTACCGCTACTTCCCCTCCAAGATCCATCTCCTGGTCGCCACCATGCAGGACCAGCTGGAGCACATGCACGGCACGCTCCGCAAGAAGCCCCCGCAGGGCGAGAGCGCGGCCGAGCGGGTCGCGGAGACCCTGATGCGGGCCTTCCGCGCCCTGCAGCGCGAACCGCACCTGGCGGACGCCATGGTCCGGGCGCTGACCTTCGCGGACCGCAGCGTGAGCCCGGAGGTCGACCAGGTCTCC is a genomic window containing:
- a CDS encoding glycosyltransferase family 4 protein encodes the protein MTAEASQAGPFEDPAADGERPLRIALLTYKGNPFCGGQGVYVRHLSRELARLGHRVEVIGSQPYPVLDPGYDGLRLTELPSLDLYRSPDPFRTPKRDEYRDWIDALEVATMWTGGFPEPLTFSLRARRHLRARTGEFDVVHDNQTLGYGLLGDVGAPLVTTIHHPITVDRQLELDAAEDRWQRLSKRRWYAFTRMQKRVARRLPSVLTVSGTSRQEIVDHLGVRGDRIHVVHIGADTDQFSPDPAVPVVPGRIVTTSSADVPLKGLVFLVEALAKVRTEHPGAHLVVVGTRPAEGPVAQAMERYGLEGAVDFVKGISDAELVDLVRSAEVACVPSLYEGFSLPAAEAMATATPLVATTGGAIPEVAGRDGETCLAVPPGDPGALAAALSRLLGDPDLRARLGRAGRERVLAKFTWARAAEGTVSRYREAIAGSAPTPPGRSAALRGAPLAPSTTDTGVYPESRATC
- a CDS encoding class I SAM-dependent methyltransferase → MLTVDFSRFPLAPGDRVLDLGCGAGRHAFECYRRGAQVVALDQNADEIREVAKWFAAMKEAGEAPEGATATAMEGDALALPFPDESFDVVIISEVMEHIPDDKGVLAEMVRVLKPGGRIAITVPRYGPEKVCWALSDAYHEVEGGHIRIYKADELLAKIREAGLKPYGTHHAHALHSPYWWLKCAFGVDNDKALPVQAYHKLLVWDIMKKPLATRVAEQALNPLIGKSFVAYATKPHLPAVDAR
- a CDS encoding TetR family transcriptional regulator, whose amino-acid sequence is MEASTARADTPPLTERQEARRRRILHASAQLASRGGFDAVQMREVAESSQVALGTLYRYFPSKIHLLVATMQDQLEHMHGTLRKKPPQGESAAERVAETLMRAFRALQREPHLADAMVRALTFADRSVSPEVDQVSHQTTLIILDAMGLEDPTPEQLSAVRVIEHTWHSALITWLSGRASIAQVKIDIETVCRLIDLTEPRS
- a CDS encoding prenyltransferase, with amino-acid sequence MTTSRTEHLVLPGVLTAEQAVETVAGILAVQREDGAIPWFRGHHLDPWDHTEAAMALDAAGEHEAAERAYAWLARHQNEDGSWYAAYQDGDFAEVTDRGRETNFVAYIAVGVWHHYLSTGDDTFLDRMWPTVYAATEFVLGLQQPGGQIGWKREDDGRAVPDALLTGSSSIHHALRCALAIAEQREEAQPDWELALGALRHAIRRHPERFLDKDRYSMDWYYPVLGGALTGAEAKSRIEEGWERFVVPGLGVRCVVPNPWVTGGESAELALALWVTGESDRALEILQSIQHLRDAESGLYWTGFVFEDRAVWPQELTTWTAGSLLLAVAALGGHEATCAVFGGDRLPLGLDPDCCA